The DNA sequence GGTACGAGATCGCCGAGGAGTACTTGGAGGTCGTCTACAAGCTGTGGCAGGCGAGCTGGGACGACGACGCGGTGATCGCGGACGCCGAGTCCGGCGTCTACGCCGACCCCGGGCGCGTGCGGCCGATCCGTCACGAAGGCGAGTTCTTCCGGGTGCCCGGCATCCACCTCAGTGAGCCGAGCCCGCAGCGCACGCCGTTCCTGTTCCAGGCCGGAGCCTCCGCGCGCGGGCTCGCGTTCGCGGCGAAGCACGCCGAGAACGTCTTCGTCGCCGCGCCCAGCAAGACGGTCCTGGCGCGCCAGGTCACGGGACTCCGGGAGGCCGTGTCCGCGGCCGGCCGCGACGCCGCCTCGGTCGCCGTGATCAACCAGCAGACCGTGATCGTCGCCGAGACCGACGCCGAGGCGCGGCGGAGGCTGGACGAGTACCTGGAGGTGGCCTCCCGGGTCGGCGCGCTGACCCTGATGTCCGGGTGGACCGGCATCGACTTCAGCGCGCTGGACGAGGATGCCGTGCTGCGCGACCAGGACTCCAACGCCATCCAGTCGGTGGTGAAGGCGTTCAGCGCGGCCGACCCCGATCGCGAGTGGACCGTGCGCGAGATCGCCGAGTACGCCCGTATCGGCGGCGACGGCCCGGTCATCGCCGGCTCGGCGGAGACCGTCGCGGACGCGCTCGAGGAGTGGGTCGACGAGACCGGTGTGGACGGCTTCAACCTGGCCGCGGCCGCGGTGCCCGAGACCTTCGAGGGCGTGGTGGACCTGCTGGTCCCCGAGCTGCAGCGCCGCGGACGCTACCAGACCGCGTACCGTCCCGGCACGCTGCGAGAGAAGCTCGGCGGCGCCTCGGCGCGGCCGTCGGAGCCGCATCCGGCTGCGCTGGTCTCGCTCGACGACGTCGTGCCGGCGCTCTGACGCCGCCCGCGGCAACATTCGGTAACCCGCCGCGACACGGCCACCGCCGTCTCGCTACTGTCTGCTGACACCCGTCCCCGCCCCGCACCTTTCTTCCACCCGAAAGAACCCTGATGGCCATCGAAGACCAGACCAGCGTCGCCCCCGCAACCACCACCGGCACCGCCGCCACCGCCCCGGCCCGTTCGCGGCTCCGCGGCAACCTCGGCGTCGCCTCGATCGTGTTCATGGTCGTCGCCGCGGCCTCCCCGCTCGGTGTCATCGGCGGCCCGGTGCCGCTCGGCATCGCGATCGGCAACGGCACCGGCTTCCCGTTCACGTTCGTGATCGCCACGGTCGTGCTGCTGCTCTTCGCCGTCGGCTTCACGACCATGACGCCGTACGTGAAGTCGGCGGGAGCGTTCTACTCTTACGTCGACCGCAGCCTCGGGCGCGCGGCGGGACTCGGCACCGGCTTCGCCGCCCTGCTGTCGTACATCACGCTGGAGGCCGCGGTCTTCGGCCTGATCGGACCCGGGGTGGGTTCGCTGCTCGGCTCCTACGGCGTGCCGAGCATCCCGTGGTGGATCTACGCCGCCGTCGCGTTCGGCGTGGTCGTCTTCCTCGGCTACCGGAACATCGAGCTCTCCGGCCGCGTACTCGCGGTCCTCCTCGTCGCCGAGGTGCTGATCGTCCTCGTGCTGGACGCGGTGATTGTCTTCGGCGGCAGCACCCCGGAGGGCCTCTCGACCGGCATCGTGACGCCGTCGGCGATCCTCTCCGGGGCGCCCGGCATCGGCATCCTGTTCGCCATCCTGAGCTTCATCGGCTTCGAGGCGACCGCGGTGTTCCGCGACGAGGCGCGCGACCCGGACCGGACCATCCCGCGCGCCACCTACCTGTCGCTCGTGCTCATCGGCGTCTTCTACGCGCTGTCCAGCTGGGCGCTGATCAGCGCGGTCGGCGACTCGAAGGCCGTCACGACCGCCACGGCGCACGGCGGCACGCTGCTGGCGGACGTCACCCAGCGGTACCTCGGGACGGTCGGCGAGCACATCATCCAGGTGCTCTTCGTGACCAGCCTGTTCGCCTGCATCCTGTCGTTCCACAACATCGTGTCGCGGTACGTGTTCACGCTCTCGGGCCGCGCCGCCCTCCCGCAGCGCCTCGGTCACGCCCACGCCCGGCTCGGCTCGCCGCACCGCGCGTCGGTCGCGACCGGCGTCGTCGTCGGCGTGCTGCTCCTGGCCGGCGTGGTCACCGGGCTCGACCCGATCAACCAGTTCTACACGTGGCTCGCCGGCTTCTCCTCGGTCGGCATCGTGCTGCTGCTCGGCATCACGAGCGTCGCCGTACTGGTCTTCTTCGGCCGCAACCGCGGCACGGGTGTCTCGCTCTGGCGCCGCGCCGTCGCGCCGGCGCTGGGGCTGGCGGGATTGCTGCTCTTCCTGGTGCTCATTCTCCAGAATCTGCCGACCCTCGTCGGCGGGAGCGTCCCGCTCGCGGTTGGGATCGTGGTGCTGCTGCTCGCCGCGTTCGCCCTCGGGCCGGTGGTGGCTCGGGTGCGGGCGCACGCGGGGGTGGCACCGGAGGACGCCGAGGGCTGAGGGACGGCTCCCGCTCGGGTCGGCCCCGCCTAGTCCTCCACGACGACGGCCCGCAGCGGCGCCCCATCGCCGCCCGCGATCGGCAGCGGCAGCCCGATGAACCGCGGCGCGCTCGCCGTGATCCGGTCGAGGCCGGTCAGGTTCTCGACGATCAGCCCGCCCGCGCCGAGGAACACGTCGTGGAACGGCAGGCCAGGGGCCGGGTCGTCGCGCGGCGTCTCGTCCGGATTGAGCGCGTCGACGCCGACCACGGTCACGCCCGCGTCGAGCAGCGCGGAGGCGATGCCGGCGTCCAGGAACGGGTGGTCGAGGTAGTCCGGGTCGTCGAAGTGCGCCGACCAGCCGGTGCGGAAGAGCACGATGGTCCCCGGCGCGAGCTCCGACAGGTCGTCGCGCACGTCCTCCATGTGGATCCGCGTCCGCGGCGGGAGGCCGCTCACGTCGATCACGCGCGCCGGCCCGATCAGCCGGCCGAGGTCGACCGCGTCGATCGTCGCGCCGCCCTCGACGGTGTGCGAGGGCGCGTCCACGTGCGTGCCGGTGTGGCTGCCGAGATGGAGGCTCAGCACGCTCACGCCGGCCTCCGCGATCGTCACGGCCGGTTCCACGCTCACCGCCGGGTCGCCGGGGAACACCGTCATCCCGCCGCGGACGGGATGGCTCAGGTCGATCACCCGCATCTAGGACTCCTCCCGGGGCGACAGGTGCTCGTGCACACACGTCCAGGCGCCGTCGCGGCGCTGCATGACGATGGTCTCGCGTTCCCGCACGGTCGTGGAGCCGTCGTCGTCGGCGAGTTCGGTCTCGACGTCGTGCGTGAAGATCGCGACGTCCTCGCCGGCGAACTGCACGCGCCGCGTGGTCGAACGGCAGCCGAGCACCCGGAAGCCGTCGCGCTCCCAGGCGTCCCAGGCTTCCTCGTACTCGGCGCGCGACTCCAGCCTGACCGGATGCGTGTGCAGCACGAAGGTGGCGTCGTCGGCGAAGCCCGAGAAGTAGGCGTCGCGGCGGTGGTGGGCGAAGTCGTCGACGATGCGGTCGACCGCGGCCAGGACGTCCTGCTCGCTCATGCTCCCGCCTCCGGCGCCTCGATCGTGCGTGCCTCCAGCGGTTGCGCCTTTGCTCGGCGCGCGTGCGCACGCGCCGCCGCCGAGCGCTCGTCCAGGTGGATCGGCGGCACGACCGCGTCGGCGGAGCGCACACCGCGGGGGCCGTCCGGCCCGAACACGTAGCGCGGCTCCGGGAAAATCGCGAGCAGGATGCCGTAGAGGACTCCCGCCACGACCACGCTCGACAGCAGGCTGAGGTCGATGCCGCCCGCCAGACCGCTGAACGGCCCGACGATGATCGGCGGGTAGTCGGCGAACAGCAGACCGACGACGGCGGCGACGATCCACGCGGTCATCCCGCGCCAGTTCACGCCGGCCGCGAACCAGTACCGGCCGCCCGTCTCGCCGCGGTTGAACACCTGGAGGTCGGACGGATCGTAGAACCCGCGCCGCACGATGTAGCCGATCGTCATGATGACCATCCACGGGGTGGTGGTGACGACGATCGCGCCGACGAAGGCGTTCACGGTCCCGAGCAGGTCGAACACGAGCCGGCCGACCAGGATGAACAGGAACGCGATGGTCCCGATGAAGATCGTCGCCTGCACGCGGCTGAACCGCGGGACGACCGACGAGAAGTCCAGGCCGGTGCCGTAGAGGGAGGTCGTGCCCGTCGACAGTCCGCCGATGAACGCGACCACGAGCAGCAGCAGCGCGTACCAGAGCGGGGAGACGTGGATGAGCGAGACCACGTAGTCCGACTTGCCGAACACCAGGGTCGCCGTTGCGACGCCGAACAGCAGCGGGATGAGGCCGAGGCCCTGGCCGAGGATGGTCGCGCCGATCAGCTTGCGCGGCTTGGTCGCGCGCGGGATGTACCGCGACCAGTCGCCGAGGAACGCGCCGAACGAGATCGGGTTGGCCATGACGATGAGCGCGGCGGCGATGAAGGTCGGCCAGAACGCGCCGCCGATCGCCAGCGCCTTCGGGCCCGGGTCGTAGCCCGCGTCGAAGACGCCCGAGTACGCGACGATGGCGAGCAGGATCAGTGCGGTGTTCGCGAACACGGCGACCTTGTTGACCAGAAGCATGAACTGGTAGCCGTAGATCACGACGACGATCACGATCAGGCCGATGATCGCGTAGATCCCGAGCCGCAGCCCGATCGAGTCCGGCACGCCCGCCAGCCGGGTCAGCGCGCCGACGATCGCGTCGCCGGACACCCACACCGAGATCGAGTAGAACGCGATCGCGGTCAGCAGCGACAGGAACGAGCCGACGATCCGGCCGCGCACGCCGAACAGGGCGCCGGAGGAGACCGCGTTGTTGGTCCCGGTCTTGGGTCCGAACAGCGCCATCGGCGCGAGGAACGCGATGCCGACGGCGACGCCGAGCACGGTCGCGGCGACGGCCTGCCAGAACGACAGCCCGAGCGCGATCGGGAAGGTGCCGAGCAGGATCGTCGCGAAGGTGTTCACCCCGCCGAACTGGATGCGGGCCAGGTCGAGCCAGTTCGAGGTGCGGTCGGCGTCCGGGATGGTGTCGATCCCGTGGGCCTCCACCTCGGTGATCTTGGGGCGGGGGTTCAGTGCAGCGGTGACGTCGTCGTCGGACATGCGGGTTCCCTTCGGGGGCGGGTGGGGGTTATCGGAGAGGGGAGGGTGACGCTTCGCCGGCCGGCTCGTCCTCGGGCGCGTCGGAGGCCGTCGCGGGCTCCGGCTCACCCTTCTGCCGGGCGTCCCACACTGCCATGACGGCGGCCGGGGTGCGCGGGCTGAGCAGGCTGGCGACGATGTAGGCGACCAGGCTGGCGCCGAGGCCGACGTAGATCGGCTCGTTGGCGAGCACGTCGCCGACGATGGCCATGGTGCCGAGGGTCGCGATCGTCCCGGCGCCCATCGCCCAGAGCGCGCCCGTGCCGGTGGCGCGGCGCCAGACGAAGCCGCCGAGGATGGGGACGAGCAGGCCGCCGACCAGGATGTCGTACGCGACGGTGAGGGCGCTCACCACGTCGTTGAGCAGCGCGGCGATGACGACGACGATGAGGCCGAGCGCGGCGACCCACCAGCGGTTGGCGCGCACGTCGTGCTCGGGGTTGCCCTCGGGCGCGACTGGGCGGCGCCCGGTGAGGCGGCGCAGCAGCGGCATGACGTCCGCTCGGGCGACGGTCGCCGCGGCGAGCAGGGCGCCGGATGCGGTGGACATCATCGCAGCCACGGCCGCCGCCAGGACGAGACCCGCGACGCCGACCGGGAGGATGGCCTCCGCCACGGCCGCGTACACGTCGTTCTTGTTGCTGAGCTCCGGCAGGAAGGCTGCGGCCGCGGTGCCGATCAGCGCGCCGGCGACGCCGTACAGAAGGCAGTAGACCGCGGCGGCCGTCCCGCCCCACTTGGCGACGCGCGGGGTGCGGGCGGTGAAGACGCGCTGCCAGATGTCCTGGCCGATCAGCATCCCGAACGAGTAGACGACGAAGAACGTCACGATGGTTCCGGTGCCGATCGCGCCGAGGTCGAAGTGCGAGGTGCCGAGGCGCTTCACGATGCCCTCGTACCCGCCCGCGTGGGCCCAGGCGAACGGCAGCATCAGGAAGAAGACGCCGATGGTCTTCAGGACGAATTGCACCATGTCGGTGATCGTGATCGACCACATCCCGCCGATCGCCGAGTACAGCAGCACGATCGCGCCGCCGATGATGACGGAGACGGTCTGGTCGGTGCCGAACAGGACGTTGAAGATCGTGGCGTACGCGATGGTCGAGGTCACCGAGAGCATGAGTGTGTATGCGAGCATCACGATGCCGGAGGCGCTGGTGGCGTCGACGCCGTAGCGCAGGTGCAGCATCTGGGCGACGGTGTACACCTTCAGCTTCTGGATGCGCCCGGCGAACAGCAGGCTGAGCAGCAGGAGGCCGACCGCGATGGCGACGACCAGCCACATCCCGGAGATGCCGAACTTGTAGCCGAGCCCGACGCCGCCGACCG is a window from the Leifsonia shinshuensis genome containing:
- a CDS encoding LLM class flavin-dependent oxidoreductase, whose amino-acid sequence is MPQQIRLNAFTMNTVGHLSPGLWRHPRDESRRYLDLDYWIELAQTLERGLIDAVFLADVLGVYDVYGGSRDAALRGGVQVPVNDPLQLIPAMAAATEHLGFGVTASVSFEHPYPFARRMSTLDHLTNGRIGWNIVTSYLNSGALNLGVSGQEAHDRRYEIAEEYLEVVYKLWQASWDDDAVIADAESGVYADPGRVRPIRHEGEFFRVPGIHLSEPSPQRTPFLFQAGASARGLAFAAKHAENVFVAAPSKTVLARQVTGLREAVSAAGRDAASVAVINQQTVIVAETDAEARRRLDEYLEVASRVGALTLMSGWTGIDFSALDEDAVLRDQDSNAIQSVVKAFSAADPDREWTVREIAEYARIGGDGPVIAGSAETVADALEEWVDETGVDGFNLAAAAVPETFEGVVDLLVPELQRRGRYQTAYRPGTLREKLGGASARPSEPHPAALVSLDDVVPAL
- a CDS encoding APC family permease, whose protein sequence is MAIEDQTSVAPATTTGTAATAPARSRLRGNLGVASIVFMVVAAASPLGVIGGPVPLGIAIGNGTGFPFTFVIATVVLLLFAVGFTTMTPYVKSAGAFYSYVDRSLGRAAGLGTGFAALLSYITLEAAVFGLIGPGVGSLLGSYGVPSIPWWIYAAVAFGVVVFLGYRNIELSGRVLAVLLVAEVLIVLVLDAVIVFGGSTPEGLSTGIVTPSAILSGAPGIGILFAILSFIGFEATAVFRDEARDPDRTIPRATYLSLVLIGVFYALSSWALISAVGDSKAVTTATAHGGTLLADVTQRYLGTVGEHIIQVLFVTSLFACILSFHNIVSRYVFTLSGRAALPQRLGHAHARLGSPHRASVATGVVVGVLLLAGVVTGLDPINQFYTWLAGFSSVGIVLLLGITSVAVLVFFGRNRGTGVSLWRRAVAPALGLAGLLLFLVLILQNLPTLVGGSVPLAVGIVVLLLAAFALGPVVARVRAHAGVAPEDAEG
- a CDS encoding cyclase family protein, giving the protein MRVIDLSHPVRGGMTVFPGDPAVSVEPAVTIAEAGVSVLSLHLGSHTGTHVDAPSHTVEGGATIDAVDLGRLIGPARVIDVSGLPPRTRIHMEDVRDDLSELAPGTIVLFRTGWSAHFDDPDYLDHPFLDAGIASALLDAGVTVVGVDALNPDETPRDDPAPGLPFHDVFLGAGGLIVENLTGLDRITASAPRFIGLPLPIAGGDGAPLRAVVVED
- a CDS encoding nuclear transport factor 2 family protein, with protein sequence MSEQDVLAAVDRIVDDFAHHRRDAYFSGFADDATFVLHTHPVRLESRAEYEEAWDAWERDGFRVLGCRSTTRRVQFAGEDVAIFTHDVETELADDDGSTTVRERETIVMQRRDGAWTCVHEHLSPREES
- a CDS encoding purine-cytosine permease family protein, which translates into the protein MSDDDVTAALNPRPKITEVEAHGIDTIPDADRTSNWLDLARIQFGGVNTFATILLGTFPIALGLSFWQAVAATVLGVAVGIAFLAPMALFGPKTGTNNAVSSGALFGVRGRIVGSFLSLLTAIAFYSISVWVSGDAIVGALTRLAGVPDSIGLRLGIYAIIGLIVIVVVIYGYQFMLLVNKVAVFANTALILLAIVAYSGVFDAGYDPGPKALAIGGAFWPTFIAAALIVMANPISFGAFLGDWSRYIPRATKPRKLIGATILGQGLGLIPLLFGVATATLVFGKSDYVVSLIHVSPLWYALLLLVVAFIGGLSTGTTSLYGTGLDFSSVVPRFSRVQATIFIGTIAFLFILVGRLVFDLLGTVNAFVGAIVVTTTPWMVIMTIGYIVRRGFYDPSDLQVFNRGETGGRYWFAAGVNWRGMTAWIVAAVVGLLFADYPPIIVGPFSGLAGGIDLSLLSSVVVAGVLYGILLAIFPEPRYVFGPDGPRGVRSADAVVPPIHLDERSAAARAHARRAKAQPLEARTIEAPEAGA
- a CDS encoding sodium:solute symporter is translated as MDIAIIVIYLAAMLGFGFWGRTRVKNSADFLVAGRRLGPTLYTGTMAAVVLGGASTVGGVGLGYKFGISGMWLVVAIAVGLLLLSLLFAGRIQKLKVYTVAQMLHLRYGVDATSASGIVMLAYTLMLSVTSTIAYATIFNVLFGTDQTVSVIIGGAIVLLYSAIGGMWSITITDMVQFVLKTIGVFFLMLPFAWAHAGGYEGIVKRLGTSHFDLGAIGTGTIVTFFVVYSFGMLIGQDIWQRVFTARTPRVAKWGGTAAAVYCLLYGVAGALIGTAAAAFLPELSNKNDVYAAVAEAILPVGVAGLVLAAAVAAMMSTASGALLAAATVARADVMPLLRRLTGRRPVAPEGNPEHDVRANRWWVAALGLIVVVIAALLNDVVSALTVAYDILVGGLLVPILGGFVWRRATGTGALWAMGAGTIATLGTMAIVGDVLANEPIYVGLGASLVAYIVASLLSPRTPAAVMAVWDARQKGEPEPATASDAPEDEPAGEASPSPLR